In the Candidatus Rhodoblastus alkanivorans genome, one interval contains:
- the panC gene encoding pantoate--beta-alanine ligase yields MTEQPLIFRNIAVMRRAVAQWRAAGEAVALIPTMGALHAGHISLIKASRENARRAIVSIFVNPTQFAPNEDFSAYPRTFEADLAKLAEAGCDGCFAPMASEMYPEGFSTKILPGGPALAGLEDRFRPDHFAGMAQVVAKLLNQSQADCAFFGEKDFQQLAVIRRMAADLDIPTAIFGVPTLREPDGLAMSSRNVYLSAQERAQAVTLSRVLRDSAKAIRAGAPVVDVVARAGREITAAGFALDYFEARQAQSLAPIAGLAEGPIRLLVAARLGRTRLIDNWPVE; encoded by the coding sequence ATGACCGAACAGCCGCTGATTTTCCGCAACATCGCCGTGATGCGCCGCGCCGTCGCGCAATGGCGCGCCGCGGGCGAGGCCGTCGCCCTGATCCCTACTATGGGCGCGCTCCACGCCGGCCATATTTCGCTGATCAAAGCCTCGCGCGAAAACGCCCGCCGCGCCATTGTGTCGATCTTCGTCAATCCGACCCAATTCGCGCCCAACGAGGATTTTTCCGCCTATCCGCGCACCTTCGAGGCCGATCTCGCCAAACTCGCGGAAGCGGGCTGCGACGGCTGTTTCGCCCCGATGGCTTCGGAAATGTATCCGGAGGGCTTCTCGACCAAAATCCTTCCCGGCGGCCCGGCGCTCGCCGGGCTGGAGGACAGGTTCCGGCCCGATCATTTCGCCGGCATGGCCCAGGTGGTCGCCAAATTGCTCAACCAGTCCCAGGCCGATTGCGCCTTTTTCGGCGAGAAGGATTTCCAGCAACTCGCGGTGATTCGCCGCATGGCCGCCGATCTCGACATTCCGACCGCAATTTTCGGCGTTCCGACCCTGCGCGAGCCGGACGGCCTGGCGATGTCGTCGCGCAATGTCTATCTGTCGGCGCAGGAGCGGGCGCAGGCCGTGACCCTTTCGCGCGTGCTGCGCGACAGCGCCAAGGCGATCAGGGCCGGCGCGCCGGTTGTTGACGTTGTCGCGCGGGCGGGCAGGGAGATCACGGCGGCCGGTTTCGCGCTCGATTATTTCGAGGCGCGCCAGGCACAAAGCCTTGCGCCGATCGCTGGGCTCGCCGAAGGGCCGATCCGGCTGCTGGTCGCGGCGCGGCTGGGCCGGACTCGGCTGATCGACAATTGGCCCGTTGAATAA
- a CDS encoding arylamine N-acetyltransferase family protein: MNDGIGLDAYLARIGHEGPLAPDLATLATLHDAHVRAIPFEAIDPLLGRPVSLDLPVIHDKLVAGRRGGYCFEQNLLFKAILERVGFNVVGLAGRVRWMSPPGAPLGPRTHMLLKVDAPEGPHLADVGFGACLIDAPLRFATGVEQRTTMGTFLLLESEGIYELRAKQPQGWRSMYVFTLEAQLPSDYMLGNWFTSTSPLAPFTKNLTMEHIVGDRRWKIVNRRLVTEARDGEVAVERDIADAASLAETMRTHFGMEPPAPAEEILARIGA, translated from the coding sequence ATGAACGACGGCATCGGGCTCGACGCCTATCTGGCGCGGATTGGTCATGAGGGACCGCTTGCGCCGGATTTGGCGACGCTGGCCACGCTGCATGACGCCCATGTGCGGGCGATTCCCTTCGAGGCGATCGATCCGCTGCTCGGGAGGCCGGTGTCGCTCGATCTGCCGGTGATCCACGACAAGCTCGTCGCAGGCCGGCGCGGCGGCTATTGCTTCGAACAAAACCTCCTTTTCAAGGCCATATTGGAGCGTGTCGGGTTCAATGTCGTCGGACTCGCCGGGCGGGTGCGCTGGATGTCGCCGCCCGGCGCGCCGCTCGGTCCGCGCACGCATATGCTCCTTAAAGTCGATGCGCCCGAGGGTCCGCATCTCGCCGACGTCGGCTTTGGCGCCTGCCTGATCGACGCGCCGCTGCGCTTTGCGACCGGCGTCGAGCAGCGCACGACTATGGGGACCTTTCTGCTTCTTGAGTCCGAGGGGATATATGAATTGCGGGCGAAGCAGCCACAAGGCTGGCGCAGCATGTATGTCTTCACGCTTGAAGCGCAACTTCCCTCCGACTACATGCTGGGCAACTGGTTCACTTCGACGAGCCCGCTCGCGCCGTTCACGAAAAATCTGACAATGGAGCACATCGTCGGCGACCGACGCTGGAAGATCGTGAACCGCCGCCTCGTCACGGAGGCGCGCGACGGGGAGGTGGCGGTAGAGCGCGACATCGCCGACGCGGCGAGCCTTGCGGAGACCATGCGGACCCATTTCGGCATGGAGCCTCCGGCGCCGGCGGAGGAAATCCTTGCTCGGATCGGCGCCTAA
- a CDS encoding globin family protein, whose product MTPHQIALIQESFGRVAPVADRAAQMFYQRLFEIAPQVRPLFKGEIDAQGRKFMATLTVTLSGLENFDRLKPGLEALARQHLRFGVRPEHFAPLGEALIWTLAESLGEDFSPETREAWEAAYGEMAKVMAAVVLDEA is encoded by the coding sequence ATGACTCCGCATCAGATCGCGTTGATTCAGGAAAGTTTTGGCAGGGTCGCCCCGGTCGCGGACCGTGCGGCGCAAATGTTCTATCAGCGGCTGTTCGAGATCGCGCCGCAGGTCCGGCCTTTATTCAAGGGCGAGATCGACGCGCAGGGGCGCAAATTCATGGCGACACTGACCGTCACCTTGTCGGGCCTGGAGAATTTCGACCGGCTGAAGCCGGGTCTGGAGGCTCTCGCCCGCCAGCATCTCCGTTTCGGTGTGCGTCCAGAACATTTCGCGCCGCTCGGCGAGGCCCTGATCTGGACCCTGGCGGAGTCGCTCGGCGAGGATTTTTCGCCCGAGACGCGCGAGGCCTGGGAGGCCGCCTATGGAGAAATGGCCAAGGTCATGGCGGCGGTGGTCCTGGATGAGGCCTGA
- a CDS encoding ion channel, whose translation MIRRRQSDRDHLVRIGDREFLTRGLDQSFWTDAFHNSMSVSWPLFFGGFALYFLTMNLLFAFLFWLGGDCIANARSDSFVDLFFFSIETLATVGYGDMHPQNIYGHSIATMEIFTGMSTLAVFTGLIFARFSRPRARVIFADSMTFAQHDGQATLMARFANARRSSVNEARAELWFVYTDTTAEGVGFRRFRHLALKQPRNPIFVFSWTLFHEVDENSPIFGHGREQLEAMDAYFMVVFVGLDDVSGQNVNVRQGYSWRDVKFGEVFADILSVGENGVPQIDYRRLSATEPQETDGED comes from the coding sequence TTGATCCGCCGTCGCCAATCCGACCGCGACCATTTGGTGCGCATCGGCGACCGCGAGTTCCTGACCCGCGGCCTAGACCAGTCCTTCTGGACCGACGCCTTCCACAACAGCATGAGCGTGTCCTGGCCTTTGTTCTTCGGAGGCTTCGCGCTCTATTTCCTGACGATGAACCTGCTGTTCGCCTTCCTGTTCTGGCTCGGCGGCGATTGCATCGCCAATGCGCGGTCGGACTCATTCGTCGATCTTTTCTTCTTTTCGATCGAGACCCTGGCGACGGTCGGCTATGGCGACATGCACCCGCAGAATATCTACGGCCATTCGATCGCCACCATGGAAATCTTTACCGGCATGTCCACTCTCGCAGTGTTCACCGGCCTGATTTTCGCGCGCTTCTCGCGGCCCCGCGCGCGGGTGATTTTTGCCGATTCCATGACGTTCGCCCAGCATGACGGCCAGGCCACGCTGATGGCGCGGTTCGCCAACGCCCGCCGCAGCTCGGTCAATGAAGCGCGAGCGGAACTCTGGTTCGTCTATACCGACACCACCGCCGAGGGCGTCGGCTTCCGCCGGTTCCGCCATCTCGCCCTCAAACAGCCGCGCAATCCGATCTTCGTCTTTTCCTGGACCCTTTTTCATGAGGTGGACGAGAACAGCCCGATCTTCGGTCACGGCCGCGAACAGCTGGAGGCGATGGACGCCTATTTCATGGTCGTCTTCGTCGGCCTCGACGACGTTTCCGGCCAAAATGTCAATGTCCGCCAGGGCTATTCGTGGCGCGACGTCAAGTTCGGCGAGGTTTTTGCCGATATTCTCTCGGTCGGCGAAAACGGGGTGCCGCAGATCGACTATCGCCGATTGAGCGCCACCGAGCCGCAGGAGACAGATGGCGAAGATTGA
- a CDS encoding glycoside hydrolase family 25 protein encodes MCGFSLKIIARLALPGLLLTLSACGEGPSAFPERPLVGARAGHYKETEATKLARHFTVHGVDVSKYQGNVDWDAVHDGGVQFAYIKATEGGDRIDPKFVQNWQGAKAAGLPRGAYHFVYWCRPWQDNMAWFERNVPPDPTALPPVLDVEATPDSPTCRRRLERDSTLHEIRAMLAEMERYYGKKPIVYTTVDFYQSIIQGSLTDYPIWIRSTKHRPSARYGDRAWRFWQYQSDAWVRGIPTRVDRNAFYGDEQDWRSFLKANGVVRRQSASE; translated from the coding sequence ATGTGTGGTTTTTCCTTGAAAATCATCGCGCGTCTGGCGCTCCCAGGCCTTCTCCTCACGCTCTCCGCATGTGGAGAGGGACCGTCCGCCTTTCCGGAGCGGCCGCTGGTCGGCGCCCGGGCGGGCCATTACAAAGAGACCGAGGCGACCAAGCTCGCCCGGCATTTTACCGTCCATGGCGTCGACGTGTCCAAATATCAGGGCAATGTCGATTGGGACGCGGTGCATGACGGCGGCGTGCAGTTCGCCTATATCAAGGCGACCGAAGGCGGCGACCGCATCGATCCGAAATTCGTCCAGAACTGGCAGGGCGCCAAGGCCGCTGGCCTGCCGCGCGGCGCTTATCATTTCGTCTATTGGTGCCGACCGTGGCAGGATAATATGGCCTGGTTCGAGCGGAACGTTCCTCCCGACCCGACCGCTTTGCCGCCGGTGCTCGACGTCGAGGCGACGCCCGATTCGCCGACCTGCCGGCGCCGTCTCGAACGCGATTCCACTTTGCACGAAATCCGCGCCATGCTGGCCGAGATGGAGCGCTATTACGGCAAGAAGCCGATCGTCTACACCACGGTCGATTTCTACCAGTCGATCATCCAGGGCTCGCTGACCGATTATCCGATCTGGATTCGCTCGACCAAGCACCGCCCCTCGGCGAGATATGGCGATCGCGCCTGGCGCTTCTGGCAATATCAGTCCGACGCCTGGGTGCGGGGCATTCCGACGCGGGTGGATCGCAACGCCTTTTATGGCGACGAGCAGGACTGGCGGAGTTTCCTCAAGGCCAATGGCGTCGTGCGCAGGCAGTCGGCGTCGGAGTGA
- a CDS encoding polysaccharide deacetylase family protein has product MWVKRELIAAALTFALCGAARAESCGPRTLGVSRTIAVGAPAHLGLKTYPQTLDLKDHEVVLTFDDGPAPTTRRVLEALEAQCARATFFLIGRNAAAMPQIVRREIADGDTVGSHSNTHSMLRSLPFDKATADIDAGAAAVDKASSGNASKFFRFPGFADSPALLAALDQRKMPVFGADLWASDWNVMTPKEELELLMGRLRRAKSGIVLLHDTKKQTAEMLPAFLAELKAEGFQLVQIVPGDAPPSQKQAPAGWKSETEATLKKMGIRGPKTASPKVGLPLQEQKDPAPRM; this is encoded by the coding sequence ATGTGGGTAAAAAGAGAATTAATCGCGGCGGCCCTGACCTTCGCCCTGTGCGGCGCGGCGCGGGCCGAATCCTGCGGTCCCCGGACGCTCGGGGTGTCGCGAACCATCGCGGTCGGCGCGCCCGCCCATCTTGGCCTCAAAACCTATCCGCAGACGCTCGACCTCAAGGATCACGAGGTCGTCCTGACCTTCGACGACGGCCCCGCCCCGACCACCCGCCGCGTGCTCGAAGCGCTGGAGGCGCAATGCGCCAGGGCGACCTTCTTCCTGATCGGCCGCAACGCCGCCGCCATGCCGCAGATCGTGCGCCGCGAGATCGCGGATGGCGACACGGTGGGGAGCCATTCCAACACCCATTCGATGCTCCGCAGCCTGCCCTTCGACAAGGCCACGGCCGATATCGACGCCGGCGCCGCCGCCGTGGACAAGGCCTCCAGCGGCAATGCGTCGAAGTTTTTCCGCTTCCCAGGCTTCGCCGATTCGCCCGCTCTCCTCGCCGCGCTCGATCAGAGGAAAATGCCGGTGTTCGGCGCCGATCTCTGGGCCTCGGACTGGAACGTCATGACGCCGAAGGAAGAACTGGAGCTGCTCATGGGCCGGCTGCGCCGCGCCAAAAGCGGGATCGTCCTGCTTCACGACACCAAGAAGCAGACGGCGGAAATGCTGCCCGCCTTTCTCGCCGAGCTGAAAGCCGAAGGCTTTCAGCTCGTCCAGATCGTCCCCGGCGACGCGCCGCCGTCGCAGAAACAGGCGCCGGCCGGCTGGAAATCCGAAACCGAGGCGACTTTGAAGAAAATGGGGATCAGGGGGCCGAAGACGGCCTCGCCCAAGGTCGGCCTTCCGCTCCAGGAGCAGAAGGATCCGGCGCCTCGAATGTGA
- the lipB gene encoding lipoyl(octanoyl) transferase LipB has protein sequence MTQTCEKPSASFVPAAGAPAVEWRVSGGLTEYAFAVAEMEARASAIAEGAARELVWLVEHPPLYTSGTSAQPEDLLDARFPIHATGRGGQFTYHGPGQRVAYVMLDLNRRSRDVRAYVCALEKWLIAALELFNIKGEIRDGRVGVWVRRPDKPPGPQGEIAEDKIAAIGVRMRRWVSFHGVALNVEPDLTHFSGIVPCGIAEPHLGVTSLVDLGLPVTMHDVDVALQRSFEEIFGPIAPA, from the coding sequence ATGACCCAGACTTGCGAAAAGCCCTCAGCCTCTTTCGTTCCCGCGGCCGGCGCCCCGGCGGTCGAATGGCGCGTTTCCGGGGGCTTGACCGAATACGCCTTTGCGGTCGCGGAAATGGAGGCGCGCGCCAGCGCCATCGCCGAAGGCGCGGCGCGCGAGCTGGTCTGGCTGGTCGAGCACCCGCCGCTCTATACTTCGGGAACCTCGGCGCAGCCGGAAGACCTGCTCGACGCGCGATTCCCGATCCACGCCACGGGGCGCGGCGGCCAGTTCACTTATCATGGTCCCGGCCAGAGGGTGGCCTATGTCATGCTCGACCTCAACCGCCGCTCGCGCGACGTGCGCGCTTATGTCTGCGCGCTCGAAAAATGGCTCATCGCGGCGCTGGAGCTTTTCAATATCAAGGGCGAGATTCGCGATGGGCGGGTCGGCGTGTGGGTGCGGCGGCCGGACAAGCCGCCCGGCCCGCAAGGCGAGATCGCCGAGGACAAGATCGCGGCGATCGGCGTGCGGATGCGGCGCTGGGTGTCGTTCCACGGCGTCGCGCTCAATGTCGAGCCGGACCTGACGCATTTTTCCGGCATCGTGCCCTGCGGCATCGCCGAGCCTCATCTCGGCGTCACCAGCCTGGTCGATCTCGGCCTGCCGGTGACCATGCACGACGTGGACGTGGCGCTTCAGCGCAGTTTCGAAGAGATTTTCGGGCCGATCGCGCCGGCCTGA
- a CDS encoding DUF805 domain-containing protein: protein MTDRFLWLLFSFEGRINRATFAKIFFAQFVLGAVFQFFVLNRYMVPTLDAATHKIRMALHAPPQVAAVLCFLAIVSCWVSFANYIKRLHDFGWSGWWLLGPVGLTLAGLVASLPFFLVHLRVVGALVLGVTVSMTVIGGLFLTTMMFFRRGDTGENGHPRAPGSRLRPRFDVEPGAAHAEPSEFHPERPPAQGFGRRGVRA, encoded by the coding sequence ATGACCGACCGTTTTCTTTGGCTGTTGTTTTCGTTTGAAGGGCGCATTAACCGCGCGACTTTCGCGAAGATTTTTTTCGCTCAGTTCGTCCTGGGTGCGGTCTTCCAGTTTTTTGTCCTAAATCGCTATATGGTTCCGACGCTTGACGCGGCGACGCACAAGATCCGGATGGCGCTCCACGCGCCGCCGCAGGTCGCCGCCGTGCTGTGCTTTCTTGCCATCGTGTCCTGCTGGGTTTCGTTCGCGAACTATATCAAGCGGCTGCATGATTTCGGCTGGAGCGGCTGGTGGCTCCTGGGGCCGGTGGGCTTGACGCTCGCGGGCCTGGTGGCCAGCCTGCCGTTTTTCCTGGTTCATCTCCGCGTCGTCGGCGCGCTTGTGCTTGGCGTCACGGTCAGCATGACAGTGATCGGCGGCCTGTTCCTTACGACGATGATGTTCTTCCGGCGTGGCGACACGGGCGAAAACGGCCATCCGCGGGCGCCTGGCTCACGCCTTCGCCCGCGCTTCGACGTCGAGCCCGGGGCGGCGCATGCGGAGCCGTCGGAATTTCATCCCGAGCGTCCACCTGCTCAGGGCTTCGGCCGCCGCGGCGTCCGCGCCTGA
- a CDS encoding alpha/beta hydrolase encodes MIATLAGAAALLLAGSWFAGEITVRLRRKPPDLQPGAPARDLLLRATDGTAIATTFWPGAEAGAPAVLLLHGLYDSRADFVDHARWLTDEGFAVMAIDFRGHGRSGAAPHSFGWSEALDARAAFDWLRREQRRAPIGVLGVSLGGAAALLGPEGPLPCDALALQAVYPDIRRAARNRVAAFLSRPVAVLLEPLLSYQSIWRFGVRPERLAPIEALARFNRPVLIVGGGADRFTPPEETREMYDAAPGPKELLILEGLDHDETSHVTTDGYRNAILHFFRSTLGAAPRRQKQTT; translated from the coding sequence ATGATCGCCACCCTCGCCGGAGCCGCCGCCCTCCTCCTCGCCGGAAGCTGGTTCGCAGGCGAAATCACGGTCCGCCTGCGGCGAAAGCCGCCCGATCTCCAGCCCGGCGCGCCGGCACGCGACCTGTTGCTGCGGGCCACCGACGGAACGGCGATCGCCACGACTTTCTGGCCCGGCGCCGAGGCCGGCGCGCCCGCCGTCCTGCTGCTGCATGGCCTCTACGACTCGCGAGCCGATTTCGTCGACCACGCGCGCTGGCTGACGGATGAGGGTTTTGCCGTGATGGCGATCGACTTTCGCGGGCATGGGCGCTCCGGCGCCGCGCCCCATTCCTTCGGCTGGAGCGAGGCGCTCGACGCGCGCGCCGCTTTCGACTGGCTGCGGCGCGAGCAACGACGCGCCCCGATCGGCGTGCTCGGCGTCTCACTCGGCGGCGCGGCCGCCCTGCTCGGCCCCGAGGGGCCTCTGCCCTGCGACGCGCTCGCCCTCCAGGCGGTCTATCCCGATATAAGGCGCGCCGCGCGCAATCGCGTCGCCGCATTCCTGTCCCGGCCGGTCGCCGTTCTGCTCGAACCTTTGCTGTCCTATCAATCGATCTGGCGTTTCGGCGTTCGCCCGGAACGGCTCGCGCCGATCGAGGCCCTGGCGCGATTCAATCGGCCCGTCCTCATTGTCGGCGGCGGCGCCGACCGCTTCACACCGCCCGAGGAAACGCGCGAAATGTACGATGCGGCGCCGGGGCCGAAAGAACTGCTGATTCTGGAAGGCCTGGACCATGATGAGACCTCGCATGTGACGACGGACGGCTATCGCAATGCGATTTTGCATTTTTTCCGCTCGACGCTGGGCGCCGCGCCGCGGCGGCAAAAGCAGACCACGTAA
- a CDS encoding glutathione S-transferase family protein, giving the protein MSLTLFIGNKAYSSWSLRPWLLMRALDIPFTEVVTPLYVDGSRERMLREAPTGKVPVLRAGDFAVWDSLAIVEYLAEAFPDKNIWPRGKENRARARSLCAEMHSGFQALRQACPTNFRRARRAAPLGLEEAARADLARVQAIFAQAGKSFLFGDFCAADAFFAPVVSRLDTYALELEPAARAYCDRILALPAFRQWREDAKAESWVIDRWEDL; this is encoded by the coding sequence ATGTCCCTTACCCTGTTCATCGGCAACAAGGCCTATTCGTCCTGGTCGCTGCGGCCCTGGCTCCTGATGCGCGCGCTCGACATTCCGTTTACGGAAGTGGTCACGCCGCTCTATGTCGACGGCTCGCGCGAACGAATGCTGCGGGAGGCGCCGACGGGAAAGGTTCCGGTGCTGCGCGCCGGCGATTTCGCGGTGTGGGACTCGCTCGCCATTGTCGAATATCTGGCCGAGGCTTTCCCCGACAAGAACATCTGGCCGCGCGGCAAGGAAAACCGCGCGCGGGCGCGCTCGCTATGCGCGGAAATGCATTCGGGCTTCCAGGCGCTGCGGCAGGCCTGCCCAACCAATTTCCGCCGTGCGCGCCGCGCCGCGCCCCTGGGCCTGGAGGAGGCGGCGCGCGCCGATCTCGCCCGGGTTCAGGCGATCTTTGCGCAAGCCGGGAAATCCTTTCTGTTCGGGGATTTTTGCGCCGCCGACGCTTTTTTCGCGCCCGTCGTCTCCCGGCTCGACACCTATGCGCTGGAGCTGGAACCGGCCGCGCGGGCCTATTGCGACAGGATTCTGGCCTTGCCGGCCTTTCGCCAATGGCGCGAGGACGCAAAGGCCGAGAGCTGGGTCATCGACAGGTGGGAAGACCTTTGA
- a CDS encoding YdcF family protein: MFFVASKIFWLLASPLHLLLILLLAGLILAPRWRPGRMLALAAAIVLALIVFSPASALLIRPLEDRFPERSAVMTPPKGIIVLGGAVDEGLTLARNQVALNEAAERMTEGAALARLYPQAMLVFSGGSSALIDNSAKEANVARRLWRELGVPESQMRFEDRSRNTFENAAFTKRLVNPQKGEKWLLVTSAYHMPRAMGVFRAQGMDPEAFPVDYRTFGNARDNRPPGDGARAVVIFETAAREWVGLLVYRLTGKTNALFPAP, translated from the coding sequence ATGTTTTTCGTCGCCTCGAAAATCTTCTGGCTCCTCGCCTCGCCCCTGCATTTGCTGCTGATCCTGCTGCTTGCCGGGCTCATTTTAGCGCCGCGCTGGCGCCCCGGCCGGATGCTGGCGCTCGCCGCCGCCATCGTCCTGGCGCTGATCGTGTTTTCGCCCGCCAGCGCCCTACTGATCCGCCCGCTCGAGGACCGTTTCCCGGAACGATCCGCGGTCATGACGCCGCCCAAGGGAATCATCGTGCTCGGCGGCGCCGTGGACGAGGGGCTCACGCTCGCCCGCAATCAGGTCGCGCTGAACGAGGCGGCCGAGCGCATGACCGAAGGCGCCGCGCTGGCTCGCCTCTATCCCCAGGCGATGCTGGTCTTTTCCGGCGGTTCGAGCGCGCTGATCGACAATTCGGCGAAAGAGGCGAATGTCGCCCGCCGGCTGTGGCGCGAACTGGGCGTTCCAGAAAGCCAGATGCGTTTCGAGGATCGCTCGCGCAACACTTTCGAGAACGCCGCCTTCACCAAAAGGCTGGTGAACCCGCAAAAGGGCGAAAAATGGCTGCTGGTGACCTCGGCCTATCACATGCCGCGCGCCATGGGCGTCTTCCGCGCCCAGGGCATGGACCCCGAAGCCTTCCCGGTCGATTACCGCACTTTCGGCAACGCCCGGGATAACCGGCCGCCGGGCGACGGCGCGCGCGCCGTCGTCATTTTCGAGACGGCGGCGCGGGAATGGGTTGGTTTGCTGGTCTATCGGTTGACCGGAAAGACCAACGCCCTGTTCCCGGCGCCCTGA
- a CDS encoding DUF3253 domain-containing protein has product MLDDDPIAQTILALCADAGPARSICPTDAAKAFARAREQDDLAWRGHLTQVRARAIALARAGRLVIYRKGKPADPDDFRGVYRVGLPRAD; this is encoded by the coding sequence ATGCTCGACGACGATCCCATCGCCCAGACGATTCTCGCGCTCTGCGCCGACGCCGGCCCTGCCAGGTCGATCTGCCCGACCGACGCGGCCAAGGCTTTTGCCCGTGCGCGCGAACAGGACGACCTCGCCTGGCGCGGCCACCTGACCCAGGTCCGCGCCCGCGCCATCGCCCTTGCCCGCGCCGGGCGGCTGGTGATCTATCGTAAGGGCAAGCCGGCCGACCCGGACGATTTTCGCGGCGTCTATCGCGTCGGCCTGCCGCGCGCGGATTGA
- a CDS encoding rhodanese-like domain-containing protein, which yields MPSKIGYGIQQMLAEANAAVRTLKVAEAQDLLGRDDVLFVDLRDPRELDREGRITGAFHCPRGMLEFWIDPASPYAKPQFQEDKTFVFFCAGGLRSALAAHLAQRMGLGPVAHIEGGFGAWKKAGAPHEPPREPAAKKF from the coding sequence ATGCCGAGCAAGATTGGTTATGGTATTCAACAGATGCTGGCCGAGGCCAATGCGGCGGTGCGGACGCTGAAAGTGGCTGAGGCCCAGGACCTGCTTGGCCGCGACGACGTGCTTTTCGTCGACCTGCGCGACCCGCGCGAATTGGACCGCGAGGGCAGAATCACCGGCGCCTTCCATTGCCCGCGCGGGATGCTGGAATTCTGGATCGACCCGGCGAGCCCCTACGCCAAGCCGCAGTTCCAGGAGGACAAGACTTTCGTCTTCTTCTGCGCCGGCGGCCTGCGCTCGGCGCTCGCCGCACATCTGGCGCAGCGCATGGGCCTTGGCCCGGTCGCCCATATCGAGGGCGGCTTCGGCGCGTGGAAAAAGGCGGGCGCCCCACACGAGCCGCCGCGCGAGCCGGCGGCGAAGAAGTTCTGA
- a CDS encoding cyclin-dependent kinase inhibitor 3 family protein, whose protein sequence is MTKPRTSLTHPLEIAQVRASPSHGRIGITFCPGKHDRAASTGAWARDLSMDLDAIADWGARLVLTLNEPAELDALQTPQLGVEVLSRGLDWRHLPIADYSVPGEAFERQWRTHGRDIRTLLRRGGDIVVHCKGGLGRAGMIAARLLVELGVNPEEAIKEVRRARKGAIETPAQLALVRRTSPIIDVEAIDTATLQNVGRQLGSNPGGVYQDENGRRFYVKTLESAAHARNEILAAKLYQLAGAPTLTYVRAKDSTQVATEFVELEKTHIANFNGDELKQARRWLGVHAWAANWDAAGFHGDNQGVVAEVVMTLDLGGALEFRAQGDPKGKAFGACVRELDTLRSDEGNPHAVKLFADMSPAEINEAIAAVTRIPETAIRRVVAENGGGEALAEKMIARKADMAKRPA, encoded by the coding sequence GTGACGAAGCCGCGGACGAGCCTGACCCACCCGCTTGAGATCGCGCAAGTGCGCGCCAGCCCCTCGCACGGCCGGATCGGGATTACCTTCTGCCCCGGCAAGCACGACAGGGCCGCGAGCACGGGGGCGTGGGCGCGGGACCTTTCGATGGATCTCGACGCCATCGCCGACTGGGGCGCGCGTCTGGTGCTGACGCTTAACGAGCCGGCCGAACTCGACGCGCTCCAAACGCCCCAACTCGGCGTGGAAGTCCTGAGTCGCGGACTCGATTGGCGACACCTGCCCATTGCCGATTATTCGGTCCCTGGCGAAGCGTTCGAGAGGCAATGGCGAACGCATGGCCGCGACATCCGTACGCTGCTTCGCCGCGGGGGCGATATAGTGGTGCATTGCAAAGGCGGACTTGGTCGGGCCGGCATGATAGCCGCCCGGCTGCTCGTCGAATTGGGCGTGAACCCCGAGGAGGCGATCAAGGAAGTCCGCCGCGCCCGCAAAGGCGCGATCGAGACGCCGGCGCAACTCGCACTGGTCCGACGGACGTCGCCCATCATCGACGTCGAAGCGATCGATACGGCGACCCTGCAAAACGTTGGCCGCCAGTTGGGAAGCAATCCCGGCGGCGTCTATCAGGACGAGAACGGTCGGCGCTTCTATGTGAAGACCCTCGAATCTGCGGCGCACGCGCGCAACGAAATCCTGGCGGCGAAGCTCTATCAATTAGCCGGCGCGCCGACGCTGACTTATGTGCGCGCGAAGGACTCCACTCAGGTCGCGACCGAATTCGTCGAACTCGAAAAGACGCATATCGCCAATTTCAACGGCGACGAGCTGAAACAGGCGCGGCGCTGGCTCGGAGTGCACGCATGGGCCGCCAATTGGGATGCCGCCGGCTTCCACGGCGATAATCAGGGCGTCGTGGCCGAAGTGGTGATGACGCTCGACCTCGGAGGGGCGCTGGAGTTTCGGGCGCAGGGGGATCCGAAGGGCAAGGCATTCGGCGCCTGCGTGCGCGAACTCGACACTTTGCGCTCGGACGAGGGTAACCCTCACGCGGTCAAGCTTTTCGCCGACATGAGCCCCGCCGAGATCAATGAGGCCATCGCGGCGGTGACGCGAATTCCGGAAACCGCGATACGCAGGGTCGTCGCCGAAAACGGCGGCGGCGAGGCGCTTGCCGAGAAGATGATCGCGCGCAAAGCCGATATGGCCAAACGCCCGGCTTGA